A single Lolium perenne isolate Kyuss_39 chromosome 6, Kyuss_2.0, whole genome shotgun sequence DNA region contains:
- the LOC127305185 gene encoding 5'-3' exoribonuclease 3-like isoform X2 translates to MGIPSFFSWLIGKYPNIVTPTIAAWKEDDDDEEEEEEDEEGEGGEEDEEEEEEEDKEGEEEDDDCIFDNLYLDMNEIIYKCFRMNNGLVYHWFFDYMDRLFLMVRPRKLLYLAVDGVAPMAKMNKLRQAYFKSAKHATDAEAEAILLTEIFRAKGKEVLPRDKYELEDHTVKMPGTEFMEKISVLLEYYIRKRLNTDPKWKDIKVILSDANVPGEAEHKIMSFIRAQRSMENYDPNTYHCLYGHDADLIMLALASHEVHMSILREVGNSSMIPARLYQYVDMWVLREYLELEMKTPDCKQDTERLIDDFIFICFFMGNDFIPRIPSLEINEFGVDLLIEVYKTTFNKMGGYIVNTDKIKDNHGAYLQVSRLEKFFDELSLCEEKILLKRYELREHLLCKIQREAAETEWNERSSDSLEESPDGSYSTCMLFLKQGSARTFSGTNVIKNTRELWRTARTVCHNKGDLFRKRACTQDRLRPGWKSRFCREKSGAETSNEAGWLQPEMVQKYLEGLCWMLRCYFSEVPSWTWCYPFYYSPLACDFKCLSQFKVSFTVDKPLRPFDQLMAILPPEKHVLSCALPACYIKLIDCEESTIRIFYPSEFEMDADGKRFLSQTNKWLQGVAKLPFVDKELLLSATKTVEKELTEDEMRRNNIRQERIFLRCSHSLANHAAFVPTSESPQKRLPICTSEIGGWFSPEEEFQTFASRRDQVNCSYIWPIDPDMSVSAMFFNPEAVKPISRLLEGVIVPDKTVTEADIRKRPLWHTYPGPRLPTVAHRPETLGQWKAMPREEHKSGGEGWLGRGRGGTAAVAEAQQIGSNSSYGRARGGGYGRGSRGVDMAQSPRLDSGGECVSRPGLAWAGGVGGPPALQRQQTEGRQVGLWARGGGNPMRRTAD, encoded by the exons ATGGGAATACCTTCTTTCTTCAGCTGGCTCATCGGTAAGTACCCAAACATTGTCACCCCCACCATCGCCGCCTGGaaggaggacgatgatgatgaagaagaggaagaagaagacgaggagggGGAGGGAggtgaagaggatgaagaagaagaagaagaagaagacaaggagggggaagaagaagatgatgactgcATCTTCGACAACCTCTACCTTGACATGAATGAGATCATCTATAAATGCTTCCGCATGAATAACGGATTG GTATACCATTGGTTCTTTGATTACATGGATCGCTTGTttctcatggtcaggccgaggaaACTCCTTTACTTGGCAGTAG ATGGTGTTGCCCCTATGGCCAAGATGAACAAGCTGCGCCAAGCGTACTTCAAATCTGCCAAGCATGCCACAGATGCA GAGGCTGAAGCAATTCTCTTGACGGAGATATTCAGAGCCAAAGGGAAAGAGGTCCTGCCTCGAGACAAGTACGAGCTTGAGGATCATACTGTCAAGATGCCAGGGACAGAATTCATGGAGAAGATATCAGTGCTGCTGGAGTACTATATCCGTAAACGGTTGAATACCGACCCCAAGTGGAAAGACATCAAG GTAATACTCTCTGATGCAAATGTTCCTGGAGAAGCGGAGCACAAGATCATGTCTTTCATTCGCGCACAACGGAGCATGGAAAACTATGATCCGAACACTTATCATTGTCTGTATGGGCAT GATGCGGATCTGATAATGCTAGCTTTGGCATCTCACGAAGTACACATGTCAATTTTGAGAGAGGTCGGTAATTCAAGCATGATACCTGCGAGACTGTATCAG TATGTGGACATGTGGGTTCTGAGAGAGTACTTGGAGCTTGAAATGAAGACACCAGATTGCAAACAAGATACTGAGAGACTAATAGATGACTTTATCTTCATTTGTTTCTTCATGGGAAATGATTTCATTCCACGGATTCCTTCACTAGAGATAAATGAA TTTGGAGTTGATCTTCTCATTGAAGTGTACAAAACAACCTTCAACAAAATGGGGGGCTATATTGTCAACACAGACAAA ATCAAAGATAACCATGGTGCGTATCTGCAAGTCTCAAGATTAGAGAAGTTCTTTGATGAACTGTCCTTGTGCGAAGAGAAAATTTTACTGAAAAGATATGAACTGAGAGAG CACTTATTGTGCAAGATACAACGTGAAGCTGCGGAAACGGAATGGAATGAAAGAAGCTCTGACAGTTTG GAAGAAAGCCCCGATGGTTCATACTCGACGTGCATGCTGTTTTTGAAGCAAGGAAGTGCTCGTACTTTCAGTGGGACTAAT GTCATAAAGAATACCAGGGAGCTGTGGAGAACTGCGAGAACTGTTTGCCATAATAAGGGCGACCTTTTTAGAAAAAGAGCCTGCACACAAGACAGG CTAAGACCAGGATGGAAATCACGGTTCTGCAGAGAGAAATCTGGTGCCGAAACTTCTAATGAAGCTGGATGGCTGCAGCCTGAAATG GTGCAGAAGTATTTAGAAGGATTATGTTGGATGCTTCGATGCTATTTTTCTGAAGTTCCTTCATGGACTTG GTGCTACCCATTCTATTATTCTCCTTTGGCATGTGATTTCAAATGTCTGTCTCAATTCAAGGTATCCTTCACCGTGGACAAACCACTAAGACCATTTGATCAGCTCATGGCAATTTTGCCTCCGGAAAAACATGTTTTGTCATGTGCCCTTCCAGCATGTTACATCAAATTAATAGACTGTGAAGAATCTACAATACGAATATTCTATCCATCAG AGTTTGAGATGGATGCAGATGGGAAACGTTTCTTGTCGCAA ACTAATAAGTGGCTTCAGGGTGTTGCGAAGTTGCCATTCGTGGATAAGGAATTGCTGCTTTCCGCTACCAAAACGGTAGAGAAAGAACTCACG GAGGATGAGATGAGAAGGAATAATATCCGGCAAGAGAGGATCTTCCTGAGGTGCTCACACAGTTTGGCCAATCACGCAGCATTCGTGCCAACATCCGAATCTCCACAGAAAAGGCTCCCGATATGCACTAG CGAAATCGGAGGATGGTTCTCACCTGAAGAGGAGTTTCAAACATTCGCGTCAAGAAGAGATCAGGTTAATTGCTCTTACATTTGGCCAATCGATCCAGACATGTCGGT ATCAGCAATGTTCTTCAACCCTGAGGCAGTGAAGCCAATCTCGAGACTACTTGAGGGTGTCATCGTACCTGATAAG ACAGTAACTGAGGCCGACATTCGGAAGAGGCCGCTGTGGCACACCTACCCGGGTCCAAGACTGCCGACAGTCGCTCACAGACCAGAGACCCTGGGCCAGTGGAAGGCGATGCCGAGGGAAGAGCACAAGTCCGGTGGAGAAGGGTGGCTTGGCAGGGGGAGGGGAGGCACCGCTGCCGTCGCCGAGGCACAGCAGATCGGGAGCAACAGCAGCTACGGGCGTGCGAGAGGGGGCGGCTATGGGAGGGGTTCGCGGGGTGTGGACATGGCGCAGAGCCCTCGGTTGGACAGCGGTGGTGAGTGCGTCTCCAGACCGGGACTGGCTTGGGCAGGAGGAGTAGGCGGGCCGCCGGCGCTGCAGAGGCAGCAGACGGAGGGGCGGCAGGTTGGGTTGTGGGCGAGAGGAGGCGGCAACCCCATGCGACGTACAGCTGATTGA
- the LOC127305185 gene encoding 5'-3' exoribonuclease 3-like isoform X4 — MGIPSFFSWLIGKYPNIVTPTIAAWKEDDDDEEEEEEDEEGEGGEEDEEEEEEEDKEGEEEDDDCIFDNLYLDMNEIIYKCFRMNNGLVYHWFFDYMDRLFLMVRPRKLLYLAVDGVAPMAKMNKLRQAYFKSAKHATDAEAEAILLTEIFRAKGKEVLPRDKYELEDHTVKMPGTEFMEKISVLLEYYIRKRLNTDPKWKDIKVILSDANVPGEAEHKIMSFIRAQRSMENYDPNTYHCLYGHDADLIMLALASHEVHMSILREVGNSSMIPARLYQYVDMWVLREYLELEMKTPDCKQDTERLIDDFIFICFFMGNDFIPRIPSLEINEFGVDLLIEVYKTTFNKMGGYIVNTDKIKDNHGAYLQVSRLEKFFDELSLCEEKILLKRYELREHLLCKIQREAAETEWNERSSDSLEESPDGSYSTCMLFLKQGSARTFSGTNVIKNTRELWRTARTVCHNKGDLFRKRACTQDRLRPGWKSRFCREKSGAETSNEAGWLQPEMVQKYLEGLCWMLRCYFSEVPSWTWCYPFYYSPLACDFKCLSQFKVSFTVDKPLRPFDQLMAILPPEKHVLSCALPACYIKLIDCEESTIRIFYPSEFEMDADGKRFLSQGVAKLPFVDKELLLSATKTVEKELTEDEMRRNNIRQERIFLRCSHSLANHAAFVPTSESPQKRLPICTSEIGGWFSPEEEFQTFASRRDQVNCSYIWPIDPDMSVSAMFFNPEAVKPISRLLEGVIVPDKTVTEADIRKRPLWHTYPGPRLPTVAHRPETLGQWKAMPREEHKSGGEGWLGRGRGGTAAVAEAQQIGSNSSYGRARGGGYGRGSRGVDMAQSPRLDSGGECVSRPGLAWAGGVGGPPALQRQQTEGRQVGLWARGGGNPMRRTAD; from the exons ATGGGAATACCTTCTTTCTTCAGCTGGCTCATCGGTAAGTACCCAAACATTGTCACCCCCACCATCGCCGCCTGGaaggaggacgatgatgatgaagaagaggaagaagaagacgaggagggGGAGGGAggtgaagaggatgaagaagaagaagaagaagaagacaaggagggggaagaagaagatgatgactgcATCTTCGACAACCTCTACCTTGACATGAATGAGATCATCTATAAATGCTTCCGCATGAATAACGGATTG GTATACCATTGGTTCTTTGATTACATGGATCGCTTGTttctcatggtcaggccgaggaaACTCCTTTACTTGGCAGTAG ATGGTGTTGCCCCTATGGCCAAGATGAACAAGCTGCGCCAAGCGTACTTCAAATCTGCCAAGCATGCCACAGATGCA GAGGCTGAAGCAATTCTCTTGACGGAGATATTCAGAGCCAAAGGGAAAGAGGTCCTGCCTCGAGACAAGTACGAGCTTGAGGATCATACTGTCAAGATGCCAGGGACAGAATTCATGGAGAAGATATCAGTGCTGCTGGAGTACTATATCCGTAAACGGTTGAATACCGACCCCAAGTGGAAAGACATCAAG GTAATACTCTCTGATGCAAATGTTCCTGGAGAAGCGGAGCACAAGATCATGTCTTTCATTCGCGCACAACGGAGCATGGAAAACTATGATCCGAACACTTATCATTGTCTGTATGGGCAT GATGCGGATCTGATAATGCTAGCTTTGGCATCTCACGAAGTACACATGTCAATTTTGAGAGAGGTCGGTAATTCAAGCATGATACCTGCGAGACTGTATCAG TATGTGGACATGTGGGTTCTGAGAGAGTACTTGGAGCTTGAAATGAAGACACCAGATTGCAAACAAGATACTGAGAGACTAATAGATGACTTTATCTTCATTTGTTTCTTCATGGGAAATGATTTCATTCCACGGATTCCTTCACTAGAGATAAATGAA TTTGGAGTTGATCTTCTCATTGAAGTGTACAAAACAACCTTCAACAAAATGGGGGGCTATATTGTCAACACAGACAAA ATCAAAGATAACCATGGTGCGTATCTGCAAGTCTCAAGATTAGAGAAGTTCTTTGATGAACTGTCCTTGTGCGAAGAGAAAATTTTACTGAAAAGATATGAACTGAGAGAG CACTTATTGTGCAAGATACAACGTGAAGCTGCGGAAACGGAATGGAATGAAAGAAGCTCTGACAGTTTG GAAGAAAGCCCCGATGGTTCATACTCGACGTGCATGCTGTTTTTGAAGCAAGGAAGTGCTCGTACTTTCAGTGGGACTAAT GTCATAAAGAATACCAGGGAGCTGTGGAGAACTGCGAGAACTGTTTGCCATAATAAGGGCGACCTTTTTAGAAAAAGAGCCTGCACACAAGACAGG CTAAGACCAGGATGGAAATCACGGTTCTGCAGAGAGAAATCTGGTGCCGAAACTTCTAATGAAGCTGGATGGCTGCAGCCTGAAATG GTGCAGAAGTATTTAGAAGGATTATGTTGGATGCTTCGATGCTATTTTTCTGAAGTTCCTTCATGGACTTG GTGCTACCCATTCTATTATTCTCCTTTGGCATGTGATTTCAAATGTCTGTCTCAATTCAAGGTATCCTTCACCGTGGACAAACCACTAAGACCATTTGATCAGCTCATGGCAATTTTGCCTCCGGAAAAACATGTTTTGTCATGTGCCCTTCCAGCATGTTACATCAAATTAATAGACTGTGAAGAATCTACAATACGAATATTCTATCCATCAG AGTTTGAGATGGATGCAGATGGGAAACGTTTCTTGTCGCAA GGTGTTGCGAAGTTGCCATTCGTGGATAAGGAATTGCTGCTTTCCGCTACCAAAACGGTAGAGAAAGAACTCACG GAGGATGAGATGAGAAGGAATAATATCCGGCAAGAGAGGATCTTCCTGAGGTGCTCACACAGTTTGGCCAATCACGCAGCATTCGTGCCAACATCCGAATCTCCACAGAAAAGGCTCCCGATATGCACTAG CGAAATCGGAGGATGGTTCTCACCTGAAGAGGAGTTTCAAACATTCGCGTCAAGAAGAGATCAGGTTAATTGCTCTTACATTTGGCCAATCGATCCAGACATGTCGGT ATCAGCAATGTTCTTCAACCCTGAGGCAGTGAAGCCAATCTCGAGACTACTTGAGGGTGTCATCGTACCTGATAAG ACAGTAACTGAGGCCGACATTCGGAAGAGGCCGCTGTGGCACACCTACCCGGGTCCAAGACTGCCGACAGTCGCTCACAGACCAGAGACCCTGGGCCAGTGGAAGGCGATGCCGAGGGAAGAGCACAAGTCCGGTGGAGAAGGGTGGCTTGGCAGGGGGAGGGGAGGCACCGCTGCCGTCGCCGAGGCACAGCAGATCGGGAGCAACAGCAGCTACGGGCGTGCGAGAGGGGGCGGCTATGGGAGGGGTTCGCGGGGTGTGGACATGGCGCAGAGCCCTCGGTTGGACAGCGGTGGTGAGTGCGTCTCCAGACCGGGACTGGCTTGGGCAGGAGGAGTAGGCGGGCCGCCGGCGCTGCAGAGGCAGCAGACGGAGGGGCGGCAGGTTGGGTTGTGGGCGAGAGGAGGCGGCAACCCCATGCGACGTACAGCTGATTGA
- the LOC127305185 gene encoding 5'-3' exoribonuclease 2-like isoform X5 — MAKMNKLRQAYFKSAKHATDAEAEAILLTEIFRAKGKEVLPRDKYELEDHTVKMPGTEFMEKISVLLEYYIRKRLNTDPKWKDIKVILSDANVPGEAEHKIMSFIRAQRSMENYDPNTYHCLYGHDADLIMLALASHEVHMSILREVGNSSMIPARLYQYVDMWVLREYLELEMKTPDCKQDTERLIDDFIFICFFMGNDFIPRIPSLEINEFGVDLLIEVYKTTFNKMGGYIVNTDKIKDNHGAYLQVSRLEKFFDELSLCEEKILLKRYELREHLLCKIQREAAETEWNERSSDSLEESPDGSYSTCMLFLKQGSARTFSGTNVIKNTRELWRTARTVCHNKGDLFRKRACTQDRLRPGWKSRFCREKSGAETSNEAGWLQPEMVQKYLEGLCWMLRCYFSEVPSWTWCYPFYYSPLACDFKCLSQFKVSFTVDKPLRPFDQLMAILPPEKHVLSCALPACYIKLIDCEESTIRIFYPSEFEMDADGKRFLSQTNKWLQGVAKLPFVDKELLLSATKTVEKELTEDEMRRNNIRQERIFLRCSHSLANHAAFVPTSESPQKRLPICTSEIGGWFSPEEEFQTFASRRDQVNCSYIWPIDPDMSVSAMFFNPEAVKPISRLLEGVIVPDKVHPDTVTEADIRKRPLWHTYPGPRLPTVAHRPETLGQWKAMPREEHKSGGEGWLGRGRGGTAAVAEAQQIGSNSSYGRARGGGYGRGSRGVDMAQSPRLDSGGECVSRPGLAWAGGVGGPPALQRQQTEGRQVGLWARGGGNPMRRTAD, encoded by the exons ATGGCCAAGATGAACAAGCTGCGCCAAGCGTACTTCAAATCTGCCAAGCATGCCACAGATGCA GAGGCTGAAGCAATTCTCTTGACGGAGATATTCAGAGCCAAAGGGAAAGAGGTCCTGCCTCGAGACAAGTACGAGCTTGAGGATCATACTGTCAAGATGCCAGGGACAGAATTCATGGAGAAGATATCAGTGCTGCTGGAGTACTATATCCGTAAACGGTTGAATACCGACCCCAAGTGGAAAGACATCAAG GTAATACTCTCTGATGCAAATGTTCCTGGAGAAGCGGAGCACAAGATCATGTCTTTCATTCGCGCACAACGGAGCATGGAAAACTATGATCCGAACACTTATCATTGTCTGTATGGGCAT GATGCGGATCTGATAATGCTAGCTTTGGCATCTCACGAAGTACACATGTCAATTTTGAGAGAGGTCGGTAATTCAAGCATGATACCTGCGAGACTGTATCAG TATGTGGACATGTGGGTTCTGAGAGAGTACTTGGAGCTTGAAATGAAGACACCAGATTGCAAACAAGATACTGAGAGACTAATAGATGACTTTATCTTCATTTGTTTCTTCATGGGAAATGATTTCATTCCACGGATTCCTTCACTAGAGATAAATGAA TTTGGAGTTGATCTTCTCATTGAAGTGTACAAAACAACCTTCAACAAAATGGGGGGCTATATTGTCAACACAGACAAA ATCAAAGATAACCATGGTGCGTATCTGCAAGTCTCAAGATTAGAGAAGTTCTTTGATGAACTGTCCTTGTGCGAAGAGAAAATTTTACTGAAAAGATATGAACTGAGAGAG CACTTATTGTGCAAGATACAACGTGAAGCTGCGGAAACGGAATGGAATGAAAGAAGCTCTGACAGTTTG GAAGAAAGCCCCGATGGTTCATACTCGACGTGCATGCTGTTTTTGAAGCAAGGAAGTGCTCGTACTTTCAGTGGGACTAAT GTCATAAAGAATACCAGGGAGCTGTGGAGAACTGCGAGAACTGTTTGCCATAATAAGGGCGACCTTTTTAGAAAAAGAGCCTGCACACAAGACAGG CTAAGACCAGGATGGAAATCACGGTTCTGCAGAGAGAAATCTGGTGCCGAAACTTCTAATGAAGCTGGATGGCTGCAGCCTGAAATG GTGCAGAAGTATTTAGAAGGATTATGTTGGATGCTTCGATGCTATTTTTCTGAAGTTCCTTCATGGACTTG GTGCTACCCATTCTATTATTCTCCTTTGGCATGTGATTTCAAATGTCTGTCTCAATTCAAGGTATCCTTCACCGTGGACAAACCACTAAGACCATTTGATCAGCTCATGGCAATTTTGCCTCCGGAAAAACATGTTTTGTCATGTGCCCTTCCAGCATGTTACATCAAATTAATAGACTGTGAAGAATCTACAATACGAATATTCTATCCATCAG AGTTTGAGATGGATGCAGATGGGAAACGTTTCTTGTCGCAA ACTAATAAGTGGCTTCAGGGTGTTGCGAAGTTGCCATTCGTGGATAAGGAATTGCTGCTTTCCGCTACCAAAACGGTAGAGAAAGAACTCACG GAGGATGAGATGAGAAGGAATAATATCCGGCAAGAGAGGATCTTCCTGAGGTGCTCACACAGTTTGGCCAATCACGCAGCATTCGTGCCAACATCCGAATCTCCACAGAAAAGGCTCCCGATATGCACTAG CGAAATCGGAGGATGGTTCTCACCTGAAGAGGAGTTTCAAACATTCGCGTCAAGAAGAGATCAGGTTAATTGCTCTTACATTTGGCCAATCGATCCAGACATGTCGGT ATCAGCAATGTTCTTCAACCCTGAGGCAGTGAAGCCAATCTCGAGACTACTTGAGGGTGTCATCGTACCTGATAAGGTACATCCTGAT ACAGTAACTGAGGCCGACATTCGGAAGAGGCCGCTGTGGCACACCTACCCGGGTCCAAGACTGCCGACAGTCGCTCACAGACCAGAGACCCTGGGCCAGTGGAAGGCGATGCCGAGGGAAGAGCACAAGTCCGGTGGAGAAGGGTGGCTTGGCAGGGGGAGGGGAGGCACCGCTGCCGTCGCCGAGGCACAGCAGATCGGGAGCAACAGCAGCTACGGGCGTGCGAGAGGGGGCGGCTATGGGAGGGGTTCGCGGGGTGTGGACATGGCGCAGAGCCCTCGGTTGGACAGCGGTGGTGAGTGCGTCTCCAGACCGGGACTGGCTTGGGCAGGAGGAGTAGGCGGGCCGCCGGCGCTGCAGAGGCAGCAGACGGAGGGGCGGCAGGTTGGGTTGTGGGCGAGAGGAGGCGGCAACCCCATGCGACGTACAGCTGATTGA
- the LOC127305185 gene encoding 5'-3' exoribonuclease 2-like isoform X3: MGIPSFFSWLIGKYPNIVTPTIAAWKEDDDDEEEEEEDEEGEGGEEDEEEEEEEDKEGEEEDDDCIFDNLYLDMNEIIYKCFRMNNGLVYHWFFDYMDRLFLMVRPRKLLYLAVDGVAPMAKMNKLRQAYFKSAKHATDAEAEAILLTEIFRAKGKEVLPRDKYELEDHTVKMPGTEFMEKISVLLEYYIRKRLNTDPKWKDIKVILSDANVPGEAEHKIMSFIRAQRSMENYDPNTYHCLYGHDADLIMLALASHEVHMSILREVGNSSMIPARLYQYVDMWVLREYLELEMKTPDCKQDTERLIDDFIFICFFMGNDFIPRIPSLEINEFGVDLLIEVYKTTFNKMGGYIVNTDKIKDNHGAYLQVSRLEKFFDELSLCEEKILLKRYELREHLLCKIQREAAETEWNERSSDSLEESPDGSYSTCMLFLKQGSARTFSGTNVIKNTRELWRTARTVCHNKGDLFRKRACTQDRLRPGWKSRFCREKSGAETSNEAGWLQPEMVQKYLEGLCWMLRCYFSEVPSWTWCYPFYYSPLACDFKCLSQFKVSFTVDKPLRPFDQLMAILPPEKHVLSCALPACYIKLIDCEESTIRIFYPSEFEMDADGKRFLSQGVAKLPFVDKELLLSATKTVEKELTEDEMRRNNIRQERIFLRCSHSLANHAAFVPTSESPQKRLPICTSEIGGWFSPEEEFQTFASRRDQVNCSYIWPIDPDMSVSAMFFNPEAVKPISRLLEGVIVPDKVHPDTVTEADIRKRPLWHTYPGPRLPTVAHRPETLGQWKAMPREEHKSGGEGWLGRGRGGTAAVAEAQQIGSNSSYGRARGGGYGRGSRGVDMAQSPRLDSGGECVSRPGLAWAGGVGGPPALQRQQTEGRQVGLWARGGGNPMRRTAD, encoded by the exons ATGGGAATACCTTCTTTCTTCAGCTGGCTCATCGGTAAGTACCCAAACATTGTCACCCCCACCATCGCCGCCTGGaaggaggacgatgatgatgaagaagaggaagaagaagacgaggagggGGAGGGAggtgaagaggatgaagaagaagaagaagaagaagacaaggagggggaagaagaagatgatgactgcATCTTCGACAACCTCTACCTTGACATGAATGAGATCATCTATAAATGCTTCCGCATGAATAACGGATTG GTATACCATTGGTTCTTTGATTACATGGATCGCTTGTttctcatggtcaggccgaggaaACTCCTTTACTTGGCAGTAG ATGGTGTTGCCCCTATGGCCAAGATGAACAAGCTGCGCCAAGCGTACTTCAAATCTGCCAAGCATGCCACAGATGCA GAGGCTGAAGCAATTCTCTTGACGGAGATATTCAGAGCCAAAGGGAAAGAGGTCCTGCCTCGAGACAAGTACGAGCTTGAGGATCATACTGTCAAGATGCCAGGGACAGAATTCATGGAGAAGATATCAGTGCTGCTGGAGTACTATATCCGTAAACGGTTGAATACCGACCCCAAGTGGAAAGACATCAAG GTAATACTCTCTGATGCAAATGTTCCTGGAGAAGCGGAGCACAAGATCATGTCTTTCATTCGCGCACAACGGAGCATGGAAAACTATGATCCGAACACTTATCATTGTCTGTATGGGCAT GATGCGGATCTGATAATGCTAGCTTTGGCATCTCACGAAGTACACATGTCAATTTTGAGAGAGGTCGGTAATTCAAGCATGATACCTGCGAGACTGTATCAG TATGTGGACATGTGGGTTCTGAGAGAGTACTTGGAGCTTGAAATGAAGACACCAGATTGCAAACAAGATACTGAGAGACTAATAGATGACTTTATCTTCATTTGTTTCTTCATGGGAAATGATTTCATTCCACGGATTCCTTCACTAGAGATAAATGAA TTTGGAGTTGATCTTCTCATTGAAGTGTACAAAACAACCTTCAACAAAATGGGGGGCTATATTGTCAACACAGACAAA ATCAAAGATAACCATGGTGCGTATCTGCAAGTCTCAAGATTAGAGAAGTTCTTTGATGAACTGTCCTTGTGCGAAGAGAAAATTTTACTGAAAAGATATGAACTGAGAGAG CACTTATTGTGCAAGATACAACGTGAAGCTGCGGAAACGGAATGGAATGAAAGAAGCTCTGACAGTTTG GAAGAAAGCCCCGATGGTTCATACTCGACGTGCATGCTGTTTTTGAAGCAAGGAAGTGCTCGTACTTTCAGTGGGACTAAT GTCATAAAGAATACCAGGGAGCTGTGGAGAACTGCGAGAACTGTTTGCCATAATAAGGGCGACCTTTTTAGAAAAAGAGCCTGCACACAAGACAGG CTAAGACCAGGATGGAAATCACGGTTCTGCAGAGAGAAATCTGGTGCCGAAACTTCTAATGAAGCTGGATGGCTGCAGCCTGAAATG GTGCAGAAGTATTTAGAAGGATTATGTTGGATGCTTCGATGCTATTTTTCTGAAGTTCCTTCATGGACTTG GTGCTACCCATTCTATTATTCTCCTTTGGCATGTGATTTCAAATGTCTGTCTCAATTCAAGGTATCCTTCACCGTGGACAAACCACTAAGACCATTTGATCAGCTCATGGCAATTTTGCCTCCGGAAAAACATGTTTTGTCATGTGCCCTTCCAGCATGTTACATCAAATTAATAGACTGTGAAGAATCTACAATACGAATATTCTATCCATCAG AGTTTGAGATGGATGCAGATGGGAAACGTTTCTTGTCGCAA GGTGTTGCGAAGTTGCCATTCGTGGATAAGGAATTGCTGCTTTCCGCTACCAAAACGGTAGAGAAAGAACTCACG GAGGATGAGATGAGAAGGAATAATATCCGGCAAGAGAGGATCTTCCTGAGGTGCTCACACAGTTTGGCCAATCACGCAGCATTCGTGCCAACATCCGAATCTCCACAGAAAAGGCTCCCGATATGCACTAG CGAAATCGGAGGATGGTTCTCACCTGAAGAGGAGTTTCAAACATTCGCGTCAAGAAGAGATCAGGTTAATTGCTCTTACATTTGGCCAATCGATCCAGACATGTCGGT ATCAGCAATGTTCTTCAACCCTGAGGCAGTGAAGCCAATCTCGAGACTACTTGAGGGTGTCATCGTACCTGATAAGGTACATCCTGAT ACAGTAACTGAGGCCGACATTCGGAAGAGGCCGCTGTGGCACACCTACCCGGGTCCAAGACTGCCGACAGTCGCTCACAGACCAGAGACCCTGGGCCAGTGGAAGGCGATGCCGAGGGAAGAGCACAAGTCCGGTGGAGAAGGGTGGCTTGGCAGGGGGAGGGGAGGCACCGCTGCCGTCGCCGAGGCACAGCAGATCGGGAGCAACAGCAGCTACGGGCGTGCGAGAGGGGGCGGCTATGGGAGGGGTTCGCGGGGTGTGGACATGGCGCAGAGCCCTCGGTTGGACAGCGGTGGTGAGTGCGTCTCCAGACCGGGACTGGCTTGGGCAGGAGGAGTAGGCGGGCCGCCGGCGCTGCAGAGGCAGCAGACGGAGGGGCGGCAGGTTGGGTTGTGGGCGAGAGGAGGCGGCAACCCCATGCGACGTACAGCTGATTGA